The nucleotide window tctgcataatccgctgctacactaatacactgatcccagagtttcactagtgcttggatcccatcaagttagaaagttttctcagtacgctcgagccatgattggactgccagctttacatctgaaacgctggcctcctagGAACTCCTTAAATATCCCGaacatttggaaatggcttggagcgaagTCAAGacagtaatgtgcaagtggtgttgttgACGAGTTACTGTATCCGTCTCTGagtttcaaggatcaggtgttccactggCTGAATGTTcagggaacgactgcagtgcaCCGAACCACCTCGGTTGGaatcatcattcatggatgtacgGGCTTCATCAAAactttgcaccattcaaatagtttactgcagctaagagtctcattgcCGCACtgcgcttgaagtcttctgtaaatgtcaattggttttacaGCTATGTTCAACAGAAATGTCATCAAGTTCCACCGGTTTGACTTTGCATTAgacttttaattttgtattggAAGTTACCTTCTTAGATGTGTGGGGTGGCCTGGGAAATCTTTTCACTTTTAACATATTATCACAAATTTAGTAATAAATAgggaacattttttattatttttaatggttgtgtgtagaaaaggggaaaatgattttcctaaataataaacaggttgactatataatatacaggttgaataatgttatatttttatgggTATAAATCGGAAGTGTCTTCACATGTGTCAGAAATGCAAGAAGCATTAGTTTGACAGTAACCTAACCAGTAAAGACGCACTCTccctccatcacacacacttactgtttaCTCACCCTCGCTCTCATAAACATCGAGCAAAACCTGAGTCACTTTATATCAGTCATGTCTATCAATACTGACGCCGTCTCGTCACTGTATCTCTTCAGCTAGACACGCTCTACTTCTAACAGTGTCACCGTACAGCCACGTCCTCTTACTTGTCAACACTTTCTCCGCACTGCAAGTACAGACCTGAAGAACCATCCATGTCCAGAATGAAGTGCACAGTTTCACACAGAGTCATTGCCTAGAGTTCTCTCAGGAATTAAATCATTAGGTGTACGTGCTTTCCCTGGAGCTGTTTGTAAGGAGAGTATGTTCCACATGCTGCACATGATCATTGCATTGGCCTTGGTtatgaaaatacaaaataacataaTCAGTAATCCTTATCTGAATTGAAATATTGCCAACATGGTTGCACAACAGACTGGTTCTCACTCGTTACTGCCATATTGTTGGCCGTGTGACACTGGTCTGTTGGGTATGTAAGGCTGCAGTGAGCAAACAGTGTTAGACATTACTTAAAACATTAACCAGGGAATGATACCAGTGATCCCAACCCCTTCTCGCCTTTCGAACCCATCTGACACATACTGGTGCCCCGGTTCTAGTTGGGGTTCTAGGATAGCCCCATGTGGTGACCGTGATGATGTGTGCTGACTGAGGACGGTTCTCCTTAcatgaagatggtcttggactTTGCACAGTTTTTCTGTGATTccttgtgactgcagttgcaCAATAGTTTAGTAACTATATATAACTTTCCTGTTATATCAAACTTTCAACCATATTGCACAAATGCACTAgttatggacaaaagtatttggccaaacctgcaatagCGTTGTATCCAAATACACACACCTCAATATGGAGTCTGTCttttttctgtgggaattcatgcccagtcattctgtagagcatttatgaggtcaggcactgatgttggatgagaaggcctggctcacaatctccattTCTAGTTCATCGTGAAGTTGCtagatggggttgaggtcagggctgtgtgttagggccagtcaagttcttccacactgaactcatcaaaccatgtctgtATAGTCcttactttgtgcactgggacgCAGTCATGTTGAATTGAAAACGGTCTTCCCCAAACTAATGCCACAAATTTGgtagcatagcattgtccaagatgtcttggtatgtgGAAGCATTAAAATTGCCCCTTACTGGGGATAAGGGcactgattgaaacacctggtAACAGGTttagccaaatacttttgtccagatagatgtatatatataccaaGGACTGATTTGTAGTCCTACTATCCGATATAGGCTAATGAGGATGCGTTCcgtgttgagtctggttcttctcaaggcTTCTTTTCCTATTTCCATCTCACTAAGTCCTTGCCACCGTCATtctaattttacatattttttttctaatttatatcCATAATTAGTTGTTAATCTATAAAGTAACTTTGTATTAACATACATTGGTACGagctctatataaataaaatcgagTGGCATTAAATTGAATTAGGTTGCATTATCTGGCATCAGCACATTAGGTACTTAGCTGACATTATGCAGATAACACTAATGTACCTCTCTTAcagagacaagaaaaaaaagttgattgAGTTATGTATCATGCTTCTTTGTTGTGGCAGTTCATACATCGGCAAACTGTCTCCAAAATCTTCAAAGTTcctctaaaataaaaatctataaataaatcttttcatGCTGTGCATGCGGTGTGGtaaaagtgaattatttgccTAGAACGTAGGTAatgtgataatatcgtattggGTGACCCCTGGTGATTCTCAACCTCACTATCTAGCCTTAGCTCATTAGCTAGTGAAAGTTACATATCTGACAATAGCTAAAGAGCGGAACTCAGCTGAGATTAGCTAAAGAATGGTACATATTGACATCAACTAGAGAAACTCGGTAGCTATGTGTGATTAGGTAGAGAAAGTTGCCTATCCGACATCAGCTAAACACCTTACCTTTGTGACATTAGCTAAAAGACATTACCTCTCTGACATTAGCTAGAGAATCGTACATACCAATTCAGGATCATTATGTCTCCTCAACCTCTAAAAGCCTGCCTAAATGAAGTCATTCGACTTTGTTTCAGACTTCCGGATGCTTTAATGTCCTAAACACATGTCCCAAATCCAAATGAAAAGCAGTCATTATTTTCTGCTGACTCACTGCAGGTCCAAAAACCTGCTCAGTCTATGACGATGAAGCTTAATCACCCAGCTCTAACAGTAAGCGCTTGTTTTAAATAGTGTAAATGTAAGAACCCCTACAGCAGATGGTCAGGATGCCACCCGGCTCTCCGAGggcaaatgaaaatgttttagggTTGGAACAGATTCAGGTCATGTTCTGCAGAATCAGCTAAGCGCTGTCTCAAAACGAGTCTTACAGACCTGCTCAAACGAGGgcattatattatttatgaacACATTTGCAGGGGTGGAAAAAAGGATTGAGGAATGATACTTAAGTTGAGGGATAGATACTGAGTCAAACCCTTACTCGGTTAGAAGTGGAAGTATTCAGCCTGGAACTGATGCTAGCATAAGCAAGGAAACCGAGCTGAAAGATTAGATGCTAAACTGAATGATTAGATACTTAAGAGGAATGATTGGACACTTGGGGGAGGTGATTGGATGCTGTCCTGAAACAATTGAACGCTGAGCAGAAATGATTGGACACCTATAAGAAATGATTGGATAATAAGCTGATATGATTGAAAGCAAAACTTAAGATGATTAGGCTGAAATGATTATCTGCTAAAGGGAAATGATTAGATACTAAAAGGAAATGATTAGATGCTAAAGGAAAATGAGTAAATACTAAAGGTAAATGAGTAAATGCTGAGCTCAAATGAGCTTTTACAGGaacaaacactttatttatgtatgtataaatatattgcTTTTATGGCCTTGCAGAGGCATTAGACTATATTTATAGAGCAGAGGAGAAGAGAGCGATCAAAGTGAAATCAATACATGGCCATAATGAGGTGCTCGGTGAAAATGTGtgggtgtgagagagaaagtgagagaggggTAGAAAGGGAATGTAGGGTTCGAACTCCTATATGGGATATATAGCAGTATGAGGATACATGGACTGTCCATCTCTGAGTTCTCATCAGTAATTATGAAGAGTTTCCTGATTGTGAATGAAAGAGAAACTCGGACTACACCCGAGCGGCAGTACACATATTGAAGCTGTCCTTGTACAGGCAGATCCTCTGGTGTACTTGTgggtttgtttctgtttcaggTTCTGGGTTTAAGTGGGTGCTTAGCTTATGGCATAGATAACACTTAAGTTTCTGCTGTTCATGGAGAAATAATGAAGTCCAGGGTGGTGATGCGGGTCGGCGCAATGCAGAGTCATCGTCTCCACCAGGaagtttattatttcattacgTCATGTATTCTTCTATTATGGCAAAACAACTTGTCAAAGATTTCACTTATCTTTGCAGCAACTTATCACCAACTTAtcaataattgtattttttcgTTTAATATAGTTACttgaaaacatgaaaacatttaTTCGTAGGAATAAACAggattatacaaaataaaaataaaaagttgtatCTTGTTTTCTGCCAAATGGGctgtttaaatttttcactAAATAACTAGCTAATAACTGTGTTCAAGTGATCTGTCTTCTTACTACCaaagaagtgttttatttcttgttcAATTCAGAACACAGGACGGTGACTTAATGATAGATGACCGAGGTTTGttatgtgatgatgatgatgatagcaTTCACGCAGCCCACGCAAGTTAAAAGCTCAGAGTAAAACAGGATGAAAATGCCATCCTCTCCATGGCAGGAATTTCAATGAACAACtcgaaataaagaataaaagggACAAGAGGTAAGACAGTGGGTGGGCTTAGATAGCTTCCAGCCATAAAATCTCTCTCATCACGAATGTGTGGGAGACGTGTTTGCTCTCGGGTTCAAACATTTTAGCGCCGTGCCGATCGGGCCACTTTTTTTCTCCCGTCTGGGTGGGATTTTGATGTATAGTTGCGAGTAATCTAGGAGTGCAAGCAGCGGCATGTACACGTACACGTGGCCTTGccgttttgtttttctctcgtTATGTGGGTGCCACTGCAGCGCTCTTCATTTCAGAGGTCTTTACTGCCTACACAGATGTGGTAGATCAAATCCACCTACATGCTGCCCAGGTTTTCGATTACCtaataattacttttatttgtgtagcaccTTGCTCGCACCCAAGGACGTGTTACTGTATAACACAGAAAGGCATTTCCAAGAAATAAATCGTGGGATAAAGTACAAACTGATACAATATAATTTTGTTCTGTAATCATAGTTTGTGCTTTTTTGATCTGTTTAAAtctgttcattcatttaaatgattcatttgAACCTCTGGGAACGAGTATACAGACTTGAGGTGCCTTTGATGTAAAAGATTGCGATCATTAACCTTCCAAAAGGGCTGATTTTAAATGCATGCTTTCCATTTTTGCGGTTAGTATGCACTTCGTTGGGGACGTGCTCATCTTCTTGTCTTACTAAGTCAAGACTGAATTTGTGGTTTTTAAACATTCCACCACACATCCAAGAAGAACCAGTTCCTCATAACCCTTTACATTTTTTGATTTCAGACCTCCCACTGTTGGagccacctgatcctgtaaccAATGGCAACAGTCCAGGCGCTGCCTTTGACCCACGATCTCAGCAAGAGCCTCAGTGCCATTTACCCAGCATCCTCCCTGGCATCTTCTGACTGTGTCATGGGTAGCGTGGGCAGTCTGATCGAGAAGCACGACGTGTCAGCCCCCAGAGGAAACAAAGCCGTTCCTCAGGTCCCGCAGCGCCAGAACAACGGGCAGAACAGAAAGCACTTCAGCCAGAGAGAGTTGCTGAACTACCTGAACATCACCAAGAAAGAGCAGAAAGCGGGCAAGCACATCGTCTGCAGCAACTCGTCCATCAAGAGGGAGCATTCCAGAGAGGAGGAGAACCTCTACGCCAAGGTTTATCAAAAAAACGGCAAAGAGGTGGACCTGGGGAAGAACTCGCTCCCAACAGGGGGCAAGTTTGACAAGGTATGAAAGGGATAAATAGATGCTTTAATTAATGGTCTTCTCTTCTTAATAGGTGAAGAGTCTTTACGTGATGCTAGCTCTACCAATTAATGGGAATGTTTGTACTGCAAAGCTTTTAGGACTTATTAGATTGTAATAAAGACATACAGTGTAGCCTTAGGAGTATGCACAGGAATTGTGCTTCCAGTCACGTACACTCCCAATTTCATCCACCTGCTCAGTCAGTAAAGAATGCTTCTTTAAGCGGGAAGGTGACACAACTGGCACTTTCGTTATAGTCGCTTCCAGAGGTTGTAAATGAAATGTCCAATCTAACTGCATAAAAGCATGAAAATGCTTCTGAGGGGAGtcctgtttatagctgctacaGCAGCTACCACATCCTGCATCAAATGCTTGTAAATCATGTAAGGTCTGTGCAGCCAGTATGGCAAGGGTTTGATTAAATTTAGCCTGCAGTCGAACACCGTCACAGATTTATTAAGTGTCCAATGCgcagtaaataaagaaatatactgtactgtacatgaagaaGATAAGCTATAATGTCTGTAATGTCATTCGGCACAATTTTAGGAGGTGATCTCTTGACATAATCACTGTTGAGAAAGAAATATTCTCAAACATTAATGGCTTTATTTTTCTCCAAAGCCTCGTTTAAGGTCGTCCGCCTTTAAGCCAGTGACGCCAAAGAGCTTTAGCTCCGTGCAGAACCTTTTCCCATCTAAATCTGAGGACCTGGTGAATAACAAGCACACATTCTATTCCAAGATGACATCCAAATCTCTATCCACTTCCTCCTCGTCCTCTTCACCTTCGCGAGTGGGTACCAGTGCCAACAAAGGCGTCCTGGCAGTGCCCCATGAAGAGGAGACAGCCTCGGATTCAGGCCATAACTCTATGAGCAGCCTGCCACCATACCGCCCTCCGTTCCGCCCCCAACTGGGGAACATCAGCGCCTCCATGGGTCATATTGAGCACATCGGTTCCCTCGAGCGCACCTCCGCAGGCACAGTTGGCTTCGGTGGCCTTAGTATGGCTGCCGAGTCGTATGAGCTCTCGCACTCTTTGGAGGACGTGGTAAAGGACCTGGAGGAGCGACTACAGGAAAAAGAGCACGAACTGTGGCAGATGAGGAGGAACCTGGATGAGAGCGAGGATGCGATTGCACAGGTTAGCACGCACTTTCCGGAGGTCCGATACAGTTTTGTAATATATCATAATA belongs to Clarias gariepinus isolate MV-2021 ecotype Netherlands chromosome 2, CGAR_prim_01v2, whole genome shotgun sequence and includes:
- the n4bp3 gene encoding NEDD4-binding protein 3-A; translation: MATVQALPLTHDLSKSLSAIYPASSLASSDCVMGSVGSLIEKHDVSAPRGNKAVPQVPQRQNNGQNRKHFSQRELLNYLNITKKEQKAGKHIVCSNSSIKREHSREEENLYAKVYQKNGKEVDLGKNSLPTGGKFDKPRLRSSAFKPVTPKSFSSVQNLFPSKSEDLVNNKHTFYSKMTSKSLSTSSSSSSPSRVGTSANKGVLAVPHEEETASDSGHNSMSSLPPYRPPFRPQLGNISASMGHIEHIGSLERTSAGTVGFGGLSMAAESYELSHSLEDVVKDLEERLQEKEHELWQMRRNLDESEDAIAQVFEGKQRLWKKEVSELKQLYTTKLRQVSQQSQRSQRALQLQLYKAQHECSRVQDELNTLQRKYQSLQKQGGAGQSHELQPQLEESQWEVCQKAGEISLLKQQLKDSQAEVTQKLSEIFLLKTQLRETRQELCTKDGQVEMLQLALQAARQKCALGKSVQNLSTHQTPAEDSGASGTTEERLRAELLLERRQSEAQASAFDAERSTWQLEKEKVLRYQRELQASYLEMFHKNEILERELQQLRGGEGGGGAGAGRSPAEPSGLPWIERIESSEI